The nucleotide sequence ACATTCAGACCTTACAACATTCTACaaaccccccacacacacttgcacattgTAAAACCACACAATTTAAAAGAGGAAGAACTGGATTTACCATTTGACTAAGAACATCAGCTCTCCGCGTCTGTCTGCGGAACCGATGATGCATTCAAGTTCGGGGTAAGCGTCCAAGGCTGCGGGTGAGTCTGGATCATCAAGACAGTTCTGAGCACATATCTGTGGTGGGGACTACACAGGGTAGAAAAAGCTGGATGTGGGTTCACATGCTTATGAAAGTAATgaattacacacaaaaaaggaacaaagaggccagctttcttttaaacaaaaaggatgtatgtgtgtgtctggaAACTCCACACTCCAAAAATATAAATCCATCGTGTCATCCAAGCTGTCTAAATAAGAACATTGCATTTTCCATTGAATTGCATTGTTCTTAAAGATTTTAATATtctatttcatttgtatttttgagtGATTGCACTCTcaaaaaagtccaaattttACTTGTAGTGTCACAGTGAAAGCTTACTTGATCTTGTgaccacataaaaaaaaaaaaaaacaagaatacaaGCTTATTAATTTCCTCCAAACTATTAGCCACAATAACATTATGGTGTGCTTGTCTCGGACATTTATGTAATTTTTCTAAAAAGACAGGAACATGCATCCTCTCAACACACTCACTATTTCCATCTCCTCCATCATTTCTTCCTTAGGAACaaactcctcctcttcctcattctCAGACGGCAGGCGATTTCTCAGATACTGTTCAATCAGTTCAGGACAATCCAGGTTATCTTCGGGCTCCCATGTGTTGTCTGCTCTGCAATAAGGATTAGTGTGCTTACTACAATTTCTTACAATTTCTTGTGGAATTAATTACAAGAGTGCCACTTTGGTTCCATATTGTCATCTCGCAATGCACGCTAGATGTATAAAAATGGCTGACAAAacttttcaaatgtttaaatattGGTTTGagtttttcagtgcaaattttCTTGCTTACTAATTTTAATGACTTCAAATTTGAGGCCAAagtaatattttcaaaatacaatttgGGCTGGACTGGACTGCGGTATGACTTTTGGAGTTATGAagacaaatattttttgctAAATTTGGTGAAAACATCAAAGCCCGATATATTTAATATACTTTGTTCTATTGCGACAATCAACTTTGTcactgttgtgtttttttcctggaaaaaaacatggactCACTCTGTGAAGCCTTTCCACTGGAGAAAGTATTCTACTCTTCCATTGAAGATCCGACGACGAGTAATCTTCTCCACCACGAACTCCTGCACAACGGCAGAAGAGTCGTCCAGCTTCCTTTGCTTAGCCGTCTGCTTCTTCCTCATCTTTCTTTTAACAACAAGACAcaaatattaaacaaaaaaagtaagttcATTCTAACAGCATCCTCATTTTGTTGACGTCTCGTGTGTTATTGATTTCCAGTAATTCCAATCCACCTTGCCAAACAGAGTAAGCATATTTGACAGTCCAATAAGATCTAACACTGGCATTTTGTTGTTGGTGTGTTTTGCCCTTTCATTTTGGagtgaaatgttttgtatttgTTCACCATGGTTCCTAAACTGACTGTATCCTTCAAACAAGAGCCAATGACGTATGTTTACATAGCTCCACCTGCTGGATTGTACCCGGAAGACAACACGTTACCGTCAAAACACGCTACAGATTTCACTTTTTTGAACATTACAGTCTAAAAGTAAGCGTTGGAGGACCAGTTCGGTTCGTGACGCCGCGTGGGAAAAATACACGTACGTTATTGTGGCAGCCACGCGTTGGTCCTTCGGTCCGGTTCGTgggacgtgtgtgtgtatgtgtgtgcgcgcgcgcgtctgtgtgtgtggggtcGTTCCCGTATAGTAGTAACCTGCACTCTTCGTCCTCGATGGCACCAAACGAGCCGCTCCTCCGTGTTTACATTCGCGAAAAGAACTTTTCGATGGCCGAGTTGCGATTAAAGATGGCCGTTGGATGCTCGGAGGAAGGAAGTGGTTGCCAAGGGAAAAGGTCATGCCAGGAAAACCGGGAGGAGACGACGAGAACGCGCATGCCGCCGACCAATCACACGTTAATCCGTCTCGTCCGCGTCCTCATGGGTCGTTTGTCCGGATGCAGAGTCGCCACCCATGGGTGTCACCTGGGTATGACATGCTCAGTGACGTAGCCTGTCGTGGTATCAAATTATTTCCCCCATAACTACGTGTATGaacgtcattaaaaaaataaaacaattcaaagtacgtttttcaatgtaaataatATTATAATGTGTCGTTTACTTTGACATATGCCCGGGTTATGGAGCTACCAACCATAACAACCATAACCAACCAACAATGAAGAGGCTAGAGGGAAGAAACCTCAAGGGATCTGATTGACATCCCTCTACTagccaataaaaaaaagcatattttcgTTTCGTTTTGACGTTTTTCCCCctacaatgtgtgcacttccctCCCGCTGCTACTAGAGGGCAATGCCTCACCGCTGCTATTATCTTAAAGCTGTTCCTCATTGGCATCATGCCTTCAAGTCCAGTTAAAATCATAGTAATACATGCATGCCCAGATTGAAAACTGCACCCCCATACCCCATTTCATTATTGTAATTTAAAACATGTCAAACAGGAGTGTCAATAATGACATGACAACAGCTGCCTTCACCCCACCTCTCcggtcacacttttttttataagaACAAAGTCAACAACATGATTTTAATCCGCTTTATATTAATGTTATTAGGATTTACCAGCCCacagctctttaaaaaaataccaatcaCATAGTTTGCGAATGCTAACACATTCCACAATTTATGAATGCATGTCATCTTACCAAACATACTTTACATAAGCCAACCACAGTAAATATTGTCTTGATGTTGTCTTGCCTGTCAATCGTGATGCCACATACCTGCAGCATGATCTCTGACCCCttttctgttgttattttttctgtcatttgagCGACAGTTGCCATAGCAGCAACTCTAGGCTTGAGCTTTCGTCGCAGGAACAAGGAATGGCATCTAAGTATGCAGCGCTTGTGGATTTATACCACGTCTGCTTGTGTGTGGCTCCCTTTTGATTTTCCGTGGGCCAGCTGGGATATTACAAAGTTTAAGAACAATAccaacatgtttattttttacgtACCACCTGttaaaaacacattcattaCGTTTTCAATTATTCCTGTTGATCTTAGAAGAAGCTGTTGCATGAAGCTTATCAGCACGTCCAGAAAGATGCCTGACAAAGTACACCAACTTACCGTAACGACCAACTATTCATAATGATGTGGCCGGTCAGAATATGATCCATATCAAATGTGGCGCCAACTGAGACTCTTTTTGTCAAAAGTCAAACAGAATGAACACATCACTGCTTGAAGctgtaaaaatgaaatacagCTGTTAATGAAATGACAAGCCCCCATTTACGCATGGAAAGAAATATCATATTCCCCCTTCCTCCTAAACCATGCACATTCCTGGAGCACTTTGTGAGTGAAACCCTTCCTAGATTGGCCCCAAGAGCCTCTTGTCTGGCTAGAAATGAGGAAAGACGGACCCCGCGGTGAGGAACTTGCAGTCTGAAACTGACTGGACACATCTCTCTCGATTGCCCCCCTCAGTTCCACTCGTAAACTGCTCACATTACAGTGAAAGTGAGGGCAGAGTTCATACGTTTCACGTAGTACCCAAGTATTGAATGGCAATAGAATTAACTTTTAActgttaataattaaaaaaacatgtgtacTGGATTTAAGGTGTCGAGCTGAGTTCAACTGAAATTTCCCTCGTTAGCGCAGCGACAGTGGGGCACCGGCGTCCACACCGCTAATAAACAAGAGGGAAGGAGACGCAAGTGCTTGTAATGCTTGAGCTTTTAATGGATGCTTTGTAAGAGGTGGTCTTGAGAAGCCCTCTTGCACTGAACTCAAGGGTTTTGGGGCCTGAAAACACAGTAAAATGGAAAAGTCCTTCCAGAGTGGAAATCCTGGCTCCACTATTCCCTATTGTTGTTGAGATGTATgaccctttggttctcaaatggtcaccAATTTGCCAAATTCCCTTAAACAGGGTTCATATGGGAGCCAGGACATCTCCCACCCAGAGCAAGAACCATACCACTGGACCAACGAGCCAGAGGTTCCCATAaagtgacactttttttctcagatGGCTAAAGTACCATATCACCCAACCATAGATCATAATTCGACAAAaccagggctcgtccgggagttggacccgggacctctcgcacccgaagcgagaatcataccactagaccaacgagccagggTTGCTCATGcagtgacactttttttctcaggtggCAAATGTCCCATATCACCCCATCATAGATCATAATTCGACAAAaccagggctcgtccgggagttggacccgggacctctcgcacccgaagcgagaatcataccactagaccaacgagccagagGTGCCCATACTGTGgcactttttttctcaggtggCTAATGTCCCATATCACCCCATCATAGATCATAATTCGACAAAaccagggctcgtccgggagttggacccgggacctctcgcacccgaagcgagaatcataccactagaccaacgagccagagGTGCCCATACTGTGgcactttttttctcaggtggCTAATGTCCCATATCACCCCATCATAGATCATAATTCGACAAAaccagggctcgtccgggagttggacccgggacctctcgcacccgaagcgagaatcataccactagaccaacgagccagggTTGCTCATGcagtgacactttttttctcaggtggCAAATGTCCCATATCACCCCATCATAGATCATAATTCGACAAAaccagggctcgtccgggagttggacccgggacctctcgcacccgaagcgagaatcataccactagaccaacgagccagagGTGCCCATACTGTGgcactttttttctcaggtggCTAATGTCCCATATCACCCCATCATAGATCATAATTCGACAAAaccagggctcgtccgggagttggacccgggacctctcgcacccaaagcgagaatcataccactagaccaacgagccagaggtgcccatgcagagacacttttttttctcaggtggcAAATGTCCTGTATCACCTCATCATAGATCATAATTCGACAAAaccagggctcgtccgggagttggacccgggaccgcTCACACccgaagcgagaatcataccactagaccaacgagccagaggtgcccgtaaggtgactttttttttctcagatggCTAATGGCCCATATACCCCATCATAGATCATAATTCGACAAAgccagggctcgtccgggagttggacccgggacctctcgcacccaaagcgagaatcataccactagaccaacgagccagagGTGCGCATGcagagacactttttttctcaggtggCAAATGTCCTGTATCACCTCATCATAGATCATAATTCGACAAAAcaagggctcgtccgggagttggacccgggacctttcgcacccgaagcgagaatcatatcactagaccaacgagccagaggtgcccataaggtgacatttttttctcaggtgGCAAATGTCCCATATCACCCCATCATAGATCATAATACGACAAAACCAGGGCTcatccgggagttggacccgggatctctcgcacccaaagcgagaatcataccactagaccaacgagccagagGTGCCGAtaaggtgacattttttttctcaggtggcAAATGTGCCATATCACCCCATCATAGATCATAATTCGACAAAactagggctcgtccgggagttggacccgggacctctcgcacccaaagcgagaatcataccactagaccaacgagccagaggtgcccatgtagagacactttttttctcaggtggCAAATGTCCTGTATCACCTCATCATAGATCATAATTCAACAAAACCAgagctcgtccgggagttggacccgggacctctcgcacccaaagcgagaatcataccactagaccaacgagccagaggtgcccatgcagagacacttttttttctcaggtggcAAATGTCCTGTATCACCTCATCATAGATCATAATTCGACAAAACCAGGGCTCGTCcaggagttggacccgggacctctcgcacccaaagcgagaatcataccactagacgaACGAGCCAGAGGTGCCCAGGCAGAGACACTTTTTTCTCAGGTGGCGAATGTGCCATATCACCCAATCATAGATCATAATTCGACAAAactagggctcgtccgggagttggacccgggacctctcgcacccaaagcgagaatcagaccactagaccaacgagccagagGTGCCGAtaaggtgacattttttttctcaggtggcAAATGTCCCATATCACCCCATCATAGATCATAATTCGACAAAaccagggctcgtccgggagttggacccgggacctctcgcacccaaagcgagaatcataccactagaccaacgagccagagGTGCCCAGGtagagacactttttttctcaggtggCAAATGTGCCATATCACCCCATCATAGATCATAATTCGACAAAactagggctcgtccgggagttggacccgggacctctcgcacccaaagcgagaatcataccactagaccaacgagccagaggtgcccatgcagagacactttttttctcaggtggCAAATGTGCCATATCACCCCATCATAGATCATAATTCGACAAAactagggctcgtccgggagttggacccgggacctctcgcacccaaagcgagaatcataccactagaccaacgagccagagGTGCCCATGCAGAGACACTTTTTTTCACAGGTGGCAAATGTCCTGTATCACCTCATCATAGATCATAATTCGACAAAaccagggctcgtccgggagttggacccgggacctctcgcacacaaagcgagaatcataccactagacgaACGAGCCAGAGGTGCCCAGGtagagacactttttttctcagttgGCAAATGTGCCATATCACCCCATCATAGATCATAATTCGACAAAactagggctcgtccgggagttggacccgggacctctcgcacccaaagcgagaatcataccactagaccaacgagccagaggtgcccatgtagagacactttttttctcaggtggCAAATGTCCTGTATCACCTCATCATAGATCATAATTCGACAAAACCAgagctcgtccgggagttggacccgggacctctcgcacccaaagcgagaatcataccactagaccaacgagccagagGTGCCCAGGtagagacactttttttctcaggtggCAAATGTGCCATATCACCCCATCATAGATCATAATTCGACAAAactagggctcgtccgggagttggacccgggacctctcgcatccaaagcgagaatcataccactagaccaacgagccagagGTGCCCATGCAGAGACACTTTTTTTCACAGGTGGCAAATGTCCTGTATCACCTCATCATAGATCATAATTCGACAAAaccagggctcgtccgggagttggacccgggacctctcgcacacaaagcgagaatcataccactagacgaACGAGCCAGAGGTGCCCAGGtagagacactttttttctcaggtggCAAATGTGCCATATCACCCCATCATAGATCATAATTCGACAAAACTAGGGCtagtccgggagttggacccgggacctctcgcacccaaagcgagaatcataccactagaccaacgagccagaggtgcccatgtagagacactttttttctcaggtggCAAATGTCCTGTATCACCTCATCATAGATCATAATTCGACAAAaccagggctcgtccgggagttggacccgggacctctcgcaccctaagcgagaatcataccactagaccaacgagccagggTTGCTCATGcaaagacactttttttctcaggtggCGAATGTCCCATATCACCCCATCATAGATCATAATTCGACAAAactagggctcgtccgggagttggacccgggacctctcgcacccgaagcgagaatcataccactagaccaacgagccagaggtgcccatactgtgacactttttttctcagatCGCTAATGGCCCATATCACCCCATCATAGATCATAATTCGACAAAaccagggctcgtccgggagttggacccgggacctctcgcacccaaagcgagaatcataccactagaccaacaagCCAGGCTTGCTCATGcagagacactttttttcttaggtGGCGAATGTCCCATTTCACCCCATCATAGATCATAATTCGACAAAaccagggctcgtccgggagttggacccgggacctctcgcacccaaagcgagaatcataccactagaccaacgagccagagGTGCCCAGGCAGAGACACTTTTTTCTCAGGTGGCAAATGTGCCATATCACCCCATCATAGATCATAATTCGACAAAactagggctcgtccgggagttggacccgggacctctcgcacccaaagcgagaatcataccactagaccaacgagccagaggtgcccatgtagagacactttttttctcaggtggCAAATGTCCTGTATCACCTCATCATAGATCATAATTCGACAAAACCAgagctcgtccgggagttggacccgggacctctcgcacccaaagcgagaatcataccactagaccaacgagccagaggtgcccatgcagagacactttttttctcaggtggCAAATGTGCCATATCACCCCATCATAGATCATAATTCGACAAAactagggctcgtccgggagttggacccgggacctctcgcatccaaagcgagaatcataccactagaccaacgagccagagGTGCCCATGCAGAGACACTTTTTTTCACAGGTGGCAAATGTCCTGTATCACCTCATCATAGATCATAATTCGACAAAACCAgagctcgtccgggagttggacccgggacctctcgcacccaaagcgagaatcataccactagaccaacgagccagaggtgcccatgcagagacactttttttctcaggtggCAAATGTGCCATATCACCCCATCATAGATCATAATTCGACAAAaccagggctcgtccgggagttggacccgggacctctcgcacacaaagcgagaatcataccactagacgaACGAGCCAGAGGTGCCCAGGtagagacactttttttctcaggtggCAAATGTGCCATATCACCCCATCATAGATCATAATTCGACAAAACTAGGGCtagtccgggagttggacccgggacctctcgcacccaaagcgagaatcataccactagaccaacgagccagaggtgcccatgtagagacactttttttctcaggtggCAAATGTCCTGTATCACCTCATCATAGATCATAATTCGACAAAACCAGGGCTCGTCCGGgtgttggacccgggacctctcgcaccctaagcgagaatcataccactagaccaacgagccagggTTGCTCATGcaaagacactttttttctcaggtggCGAATGTCCCATATCACCCCATCATAGATCATAATTCGACAAAactagggctcgtccgggagttggacccgggacctctcgcacccgaagcgagaatcataccactagaccaacgagccagaggtgcccatactgtgacactttttttctcagatCGCTAATGGCCCATATCACCCCATCATAGATCATAATTCGACAAAaccagggctcgtccgggagttggacccgggacctctcgcacccaaagcgagaatcataccactagaccaacaagCCAGGCTTGCTCATGcagagacactttttttcttaggtGGCGAATGTCCCATTTCACCCCATCATAGATCATAATTCGACAAAaccagggctcgtccgggagttggacccgggacctctcgcacccaaagcgagaatcataccactagaccaacgagccagagGTGCCCAGGCAGAGACACTTTTTTCTCAGGTGGCAAATGTGCCATATCACCCCATCATAGATCATAATTCGACAAAactagggctcgtccgggagttggacccgggacctctcgcacccaaagcgagaatcataccactagaccaacgagccagaggtgcccatgtagagacactttttttctcaggtggCAAATGTCCTGTATCACCTCATCATAGATCATAATTCGACAAAACCAgagctcgtccgggagttggacccgggacctctcgcacccaaagcgagaatcataccactagaccaacgagccagaggtgcccatgcagagacactttttttctcaggtggCAAATGTGCCATATCACCCCATCATAGATCATAATTCGACAAAactagggctcgtccgggagttggacccgggacctctcgcacccaaagcgagaatcataccactagaccaacgagccagagGTGCCCATGCAGAGACACTTT is from Stigmatopora argus isolate UIUO_Sarg chromosome 4, RoL_Sarg_1.0, whole genome shotgun sequence and encodes:
- the cbx3b gene encoding chromobox protein homolog 3b isoform X2: MRKKQTAKQRKLDDSSAVVQEFVVEKITRRRIFNGRVEYFLQWKGFTEADNTWEPEDNLDCPELIEQYLRNRLPSENEEEEEFVPKEEMMEEMEISPPQICAQNCLDDPDSPAALDAYPELECIIGSADRRGELMFLVKWKNSGDVALLPAHEASTRCPRAVIDFYEQKLTWHCGDEEQ
- the cbx3b gene encoding chromobox protein homolog 3b isoform X1 produces the protein MTFSLGNHFLPPSIQRPSLIATRPSKSSFRECKHGGAARLVPSRTKSAGYYYTGTTPHTQTRARTHIHTHVPRTGPKDQRVAATITKMRKKQTAKQRKLDDSSAVVQEFVVEKITRRRIFNGRVEYFLQWKGFTEADNTWEPEDNLDCPELIEQYLRNRLPSENEEEEEFVPKEEMMEEMEISPPQICAQNCLDDPDSPAALDAYPELECIIGSADRRGELMFLVKWKNSGDVALLPAHEASTRCPRAVIDFYEQKLTWHCGDEEQ